In Luteipulveratus mongoliensis, the DNA window AGCGATCTCAAGGCTGGCCAGATCCTGGCGGATCTCATCGAGGTAGACCGGGTTCATCACGACGACCAGCTGCGGCGGCTGGGCTGCGAGCGAGCCAGGCGACACGATCGGGTGTCCCGATCCGAGCATGAACCGGCCCTGCTTGTGCGGGTTGACGTCGACGACCCGACTGACGGCATCGGCGTCGGCGCCGATCACGGTGAGGAACGCCGTCGACTTCGACCCGCTGCCCCACAGGACGATGTCGGCGCCAGCCGCCGACCGACGGCGCAGCTCGGCCTGCCAGCTGGCGATCTCCCCGGTCACGGAGGACGCGAATTCGCGTGCCTGGCGCGCCAGTCCGAGGGGCACAGGAACGGCTCCGCCGAGCTCGGCCCGCGGCTCGGCGTGTGCGCTCAGCAGCAGATACTGCTCGTCGAACCCTCGATCGATGGAGTCCACCACGAAGCCGCACGAGGCGAACAGGGTCACCGCGGACTGCTCGACGAAGTAGCCGCAGTGCTCGTAGTAGACGTCCCAGAACGCCGACTCCTCAAGCACCCGCTTGGTGTCCGGCACCTCGACGAGGACAGGCACGTCGGGACGCCCGGCGAGGGCGGCGTACAGATCCCGCAGGAGCGTGCGTGGCTCCGCAACGTGCTCCAGAACGTGACGGAACACCACGGCGTCGCACGGCGGCAGACCGGTCGACGCGTCGAACCGCTCGGCGCGCAGGACGATGCGTCCGTCCATGGTGTCGCCGACCCGCTCGGGCTTGATCGTCGGATCGATGGCGATGACGCTCCCGGCTCCCGCCTCGAGGAGCATCCGGCTGAAATCGCCTCTGCCCGCGCCGATCTCGACGACGGTACGACCGGCGAGGTCATGCTCTTCGACCCAGGTCTTCGCCAGCCCACGGCCGTACTCCGCGAAGGTCCCGGAGAACGCCTGCGAGTCCTCGTAACGCTCGTCGTAGCCCGTCAGGCGCTCATCGAACAAGGCGTTGAACAGGTAGCCGCACTGATGACACAGCATCAGGTCGAGCTCGCCGCGCGGCAGGTTGCGTGCTTCGTCCGCCGTGTCCACGAGCAGGCAGCTGTTGGTCGGCACCGACGGCACGGAGTAGACCGACTCGCAGCGAGTGGACCCGCAGGCTGGGCACGGGGCGGATGGCTCGCTCATGGCGTCCCGACGGCCGGGGCGCCCACCCGCCGTAGCCAGATCTCGCGGAAGAACGTGTAGTCCTGCCGCGGACAGAGCTTGTGGAAGTCGCCGACGCAGACCGCGCCGTCCAGAATGATGCTCACGGTCTTCGGCTCCAGCATCTCGCCGGTCTTCTCGTCCAGCAGCCGCTCGACGCGCTTGAGCACCCGGAACTGACGACCGCAGTACTTCACCATCTCGCGATCAAACCAGAGGTTGCGGTTGCGCTGGTTGACGCTGAGCGTCGCCCTGATCTCCTCGAGGCTCTTGACCTCGACGAGCTCGCCCGGCATCAGGTCGAGCAGCTCGGTCGGAGTCTTCTTGAGCGTTCCGCGTACGTCGGGCAGCTCCTCGCCGCCGCGGATGCGTGCCCAAGCCGGCAGCCGGCCGCGCGAGATCGCTTGGTATCGGTCGAAGGCCGCGTTGCGGAGTCCGCGCCGGAGCACCGGCAGCGGCACGTTGCGTCGGCTGATGTCCTTCACGAAGTGGCCGATGCCTTCCATGGGCCGCGACGCCTCGGGCACCTGGGTGGCCTGGCAGCGATACGTCGTGGGACCGCTCATCGTGTGCGACTCCAGGGTGGCGAGCGCCGCCTCCTGGTCATCCTGTACGCCGGTGTGGGGCTCCCGTTCGTTCTCGCCGTTCGCCGACTCGAGCCACTCCTCCTTGAAGAAGAAGAGGCAGCCGGCGTCGCAGCCGCCGTGGGCCGAGCCGTCACACCGAGCCTCGACGAGGTGCACCGTGTCATCCATCTCGCGGCTGCAGCCGGTGAGGTTGATCGTGTCGCAGGTCTTGTCCGCGCGTGCTGCGACCTCGAACGTCTGACCGCACATCGGCAGCATCTCCGGCATGAACGGCAGTCCACCGTTGTCGCCGTCAGCGTCGAGTGTGGCGAGGACGTCGCCGATCGGCCGTACGCGTACGCGGTCGCCCCGGCGCAAGGACCGCGAGCCTGCGGCCTTCACTGGCTGGGTCTGAGTCATCGGGAAACCCTCATCCTGTTGCATGTGTACGAATTCCATCTGCCCACGCCGCCCTGCTCACGCAGCTCGGCGCACGGTGGCGACCACGGCTCTGTGGTCGGCACCGCTGACCCGCACGGTGTGCAGGTTGGTGATCGCGAGTGCGCGCGAGGCGAGCACGTGGTCGAGCGTGACCAACGGCGGGACCGGGATCCCGAAGGTCCGTCGCTTCGAGCCCGCGGGCCAGGTCGGCTGGTACCAGGCGTTGGTGTCCGCCGCACCGTCGCGGTAGCCGATCCCGACGATGCGGCGGAAGGGTGTGTTGTCGGACGAGGCGTTGAAGTCGCCTGCAATCACGACAGGGCTGCGCGGGTTCGTACCGAACGTCCGACGCAGGTAGGTGCCGATCTCGGCGTAGTCGTCATGCCAGGCCTGTGTCTCGTAGACGGGGTACGGGTGGACGGCCACCACGGACGTCGGCCCCGTCGGCCCACTCACCTTGACGGTCAGTGATCGGCCCGACGTGCTGGACCAGGTTGTGGACAGCGGATAGCGGCTCATGACGATCGTCCCGCCGGTCCCTTCCTCGGTGACCCCCGCGGAGTAGGGGTAGGCCCGAGCGAGCGCCGGCGTGGCACGAATGCTGGCGAGCTGATCAGGTCCGATGTCGCTGAGGCACAAGACATCCACGTCGAGGCGACCGGCAACCTCCTGGACGTGGCTGACGTCGCCGTACTCCAGGTTCTGCGCCATGACGACCATCGCGGGCCCCGTGCCGCTCGGTGACGAAGCCACGTACAAAGGCGCGAGCCACCAGCCATGCAGGCACGTGAGCAAGGCACCGGCTACGACGATCGCGAGACCGGCCCGCCCGAACGAAGGTCGGAGGGCCAGAGCGACCGCGATCACGCCGACGAGTGCCAGCGGCAGCCCCACCGGAGCGAAAGCGGCAAGCTCAGCCAGGCGCGTCGTACCCGGATCCGTGGATCGCAACAAGGCGAGTACGGCCGACCCGACCAGCGCCATGACACCACCGACGATCACGCCAGTGCGCAGCACCGACGTGATCACCTGTGTCGGACCCTCGGTCGACACCTCTGTACGCACCGCCTCCTCAGTAGGCACCGGCACCACGCACGACTGCCCGGGCAGTCCGCCAGAGGATGTGCAGGTCGAGCATCATCGACCAGTTGTCGACGTAGCGCAGGTCGAGACGGACCGACTCGTCCCACGACAGGTTGCTGCGACCGCTCACCTGCCAGAGGCCGGTCAGTCCTGGGCGAACGCGGAGTCGGCGGATCACGTCGCGCTCGTAGCCGTCGACCTCGCTCTGCAGCGGCGGCCGGGGTCCGATGAGCGACATGTCTCCGCGGAGCACGTTGAGCAGCTGTGGCAGCTCGTCGATCGAGTACCGGCGGATGAACTTGCCGACGCGGGTGACCCGCGGGTCCTCGCGCAGCTTGAACAGCGTGCCGTTGCCGTCGTCCTGCACTGCCAGGAGGTGGGCCTTCTGCTGCTCCGCATCCTGGCTCATCGAGCGGAACTTCAGAATCCGGAAGGTGCGACCTTCGATGCCAACCCTGTTCTGAATGAAGAAGATCGGGCCCTTCGACTCAAGGCGGATCGCGATCGCGACCAGGACGAAGACGGGCAGCGCGAGGAACAGCATGAGAGAGGCGATCGTCTTGTCGAAGGCGTACTTGCCGAGCGCCGTCGCTCCACCGAGCCGCGGCCGCTCGACGTGCATGAGGGACAGGTTCGCTGCCGGCCGGATCGACAAGCGCGGCCCGGCGACCTCCATGATGCCCGGCGAGACGATCAGGTCGACGGACCGCTTCTCCAGAGCCCAGGACAGGCGACGCAGGTCCGGAGCGCTCAGCTCCGAAGGACTCGCGACGATCACCACGTCCGCAGATGCCTCGTCGATGACCTCGATCACGTGGTCGAGACCGCTCAGCTCGACGTCGATGCCACCGACCGTGGTCACCTTCGGGTGGGGCTCGCAGGCGGCGACCGCCCTGAGTCCGTGCGTCGGCTCGCGATGCAGATCGCTGATCAGCGCGGCCGTGGCGTGGCTCTCGCCGACCACGACGGCCCGACTGAGCGACAGCCCCTGGTGCCGACGGTGATACAGCACCCGGCGGACGGCGTACCGCAGCGCGAGCGCGCTGACGATGAGGAGCGGGAAGAAGGTCACCACCACGATGCGGGACAGGTACGGACGCTCGTCGTACAGACCGAACGAGATCAGTGCTGTCGCCGCCACGAGGCGGATCGCGGCCCGGGGGATGGCGCGGTACTCCTCGGTCCCCACACCGAGGAAGCGGCGCTCATAACCATGGCTGATCGCGACGGTCCCGATCCACAGAAGTGGCCCGAGAGCGCAGATCCAGAGGTAGCCGGTCGGCACGCCGTCGGAGAGCGGAACCCGGTCTGTCGCAACGACTCCCACGATCTCGGAGAAGATCGCCGCGACCAGATCCGCGATGAGAACGGCTATGAGGTAGGGCCGCGTCCAGTCGTTCGCGCGAGTCGTCGCCTCGCTCTCGGGCATCGTCTCGCGGTCCACCGCGATATCGGGCAGAGCCGACGCCACCGGGACAAGCGCAACGGGTGGGTCGAAGCGAGCTGCGTCGGCTGTATGCGACAGCACACCGCCCGTCGACAACTCCGCTACCATCGCCTCTCGGACGTACTGATCGGTCCGTAAAGGTGCGGCATCGTCTAGCTCCGTCATCCGTGTTCCCCTAATGCGCCGTTCCCCACCGCGCCCCCAGGCGCCTCTGCGCTGAGGTTATGTGCAGGTCAAGGTTTGGCAACGGGATTCCACAGAGTTTAAAAATTTCGTAAAGAATGTATCCGCTGTGCAATGCCCCGCATGAGCCGGGCGGCCGCGGGCGAGAGGGGCGGCGAACCTTCTCCGTAGGCCCACCTGTGAGCGGGATCACGTCGCGTCGCGGGCTGCGGCGGAGCGCTGTCAGTGGCCTCTGGCACCATGGAGGTGCGCCCCCGGTCGAATCCTCGACAGGGGTTATTTGCGTTGCGTTCTGTGCTGCCCGAAGGAGCCCCAAGACCCATGGCGAGCCTCACCCCGCTGCTCGACGTCCTGGTCGCCGATCCAGCCGTACGCCGGGTGCTCGACCTGGTTGGGACGGCGTCCGTGGTGGACGTGGCGGCCTCTTCGGGCATCCGCGGCCCTTTGCTCGCGGCGATCACTGACCGAGCCGACCGCCGTACGCCGGTGCTCGCCATCACCGCGACCGGCCGCGAGTCCCAGGACCTCGCCGCGTCGTTGCGGTGCTTCCTGCCCGCCGAGGCCGTCGTGGAGTTCCCCAGCTGGGAGACGCTTCCGCACGAGCGGCTCAGTCCGCGCAGCGACACGGTCGGCCGCCGGCTCGCGGTTCTGCGCCGGCTGGCGCACCCGGATGCCGACGACGCGGCGTACGGCGAGATCCGAGTGGTCGTCGCCTCCGTCCGCGCGCTGATCCAGCCGATCGCCAAGGGTCTGGGTGAGCTCGTGCCGGTGTCGCTCCGCGTGGGTGACGAGCGGCCGCTCGAGGACATCGTGGAGGCGCTGGCCGCCGCGGCCTACACCCGGACCGACATGGTCGAGCGACGCGGTGAATTCGCGGTTCGCGGAGGGATCCTCGACGTCTTCCCTCCCACGGAGGAGCACCCGTTGCGGATCGAGCTCTGGGGCGACACGGTCGAAGAGGTCCGCTGGTTCAAGGTCGCCGACCAGCGGTCGCTCGAGAACGCCGAGCACGGGCTGTGGGCGCCACCGTGCCGTGAGGTGCTGCTCACCGACACCGTGCGCGCACGTGCGGCCGAGCTGGCCGAAGAGCTTCCCGGCGTCGCCGACCTGCTGCACAAGGTTGCCGAGGGCATCGCGGTCGAGGGCATGGAGTCGCTCGGCCCGGCGCTGCTCGACGACGGCATGGAGACCTTGATCGACGCGCTGCCCAAGGGCACGCACGTCGTGCTGAGTGATCCCGAGCGCGTGCGCACGCGAGCCCACGACCTGGTCGCGACGAGCGCCGAGTTCCTCGAGGCGTCCTGGGCCAATGCCGCTGCAGGCAATGCGATTCCGATCGATCTGCAGGGCACGCTGGGCACGGCGTCCTACTGGTCGCTCGCCGACATCCGCGAGCAGAGCATCGAGCTCGGACACCCGTGGTGGTCGCTGTCGTCCTTCGCTTCTGACGAGGACCTCGCCGAGTTCGTGGACGACGAGCTGCCGGGGGAGCGGGTGACGATTCCCACCGACGAGGTGCCGGCGTACCGCTCCAACACTGACGCTGCGGTCGAGGACCTGCAGAAGTGGGTGCACGACGGCGTGTGCGTCCTCGTGGTGACCGAGGGCCATGGTCTGGCGCAGCGCGTCACAGAGGTGCTGCACGAGCACGACGTGTCCGCCCACAGCCTCGATGCCCTCACGCCGGGAGCCGTCGAGATCACGACCGGTTCGCTGGGGCGCGGATTCGCCCTGCCCTCAAGCAATCTCGTGGTTCTCACCGAGTCCGACCTCACCGGCACCGCCGGCCAGGGCAGCACCAAGGACATGCGCAAGATGCCGTCGCGGCGGCGCAAGGTCGTCGACCCGCTGCAGCTGAGGCCCGGCGACTTCGTGGTCCACGAGCAGCACGGCGTCGGCAAGTTCGTGGAGATGATGCAGCGCACGGTCGCGGGTGCGACGCGCGAATACCTCGTGCTCGAGTACGCCCCATCCAAGCGGGGGCAGCCGGGCGACCGCCTGTTCGTGCCGACCGATCAGCTCGACCAGGTGACTCGTTATGTCGGCGGCGAGATGCCGTCCCTCAACAAGATGGGCGGATCCGACTGGCAGACAACGAAGTCCAGGGCGCGCCGTCACGTCCGGCAGATCGCCGGTGAGCTGATCCAGCTCTACTCCGCACGGATGGCCACGCCGGGCCACGCGTTCGCGAAGGACACCCCGTGGCAGCGCGAGCTCGAGGACGCGTTCGCCTACATCGAGACGCCCGACCAGCTCTCCTCCATCGAGGAGGTCAAGGCCGACATGGAGAAGACCGTCCCGATGGACCGGTTGATCTGTGGCGACGTGGGTTACGGCAAGACCGAGATCGCGGTGCGGGCGGCGTTCAAGGCAATCCAGGACGGCAAGCAGGTCGCGGTGCTCGTGCCGACGACGCTGCTCGTCAAGCAGCACCAGCAGACCTTCTCCGAGCGCTACGCCGGGTTCCCCGTGGTCGTACGCTCCCTGTCCCGTTTTCAGAGCGACCGCGAGGCCCGGGAGGTCGTCGAGGGTCTGGCCGACGGCACCGTGGACCTGGTCATCGGCACCCATCGGCTGCTCTCGAAAGAGGTGAAGTTCAAGGACCTCGGCCTCGTCGTGGTGGACGAGGAGCAGCGCTTCGGCGTGGAGCACAAGGAGCAGCTCAAGCAGCTGCGCACCGCGGTCGACGTGCTCGCGATGTCGGCGACCCCGATCCCGCGCACGCTCGAGATGGCGGTCACAGGGATCCGTGAGATGTCTACTCTCGCAACGCCTCCCGAGGAGCGGCACCCGGTCCTGACGTTCGTCGGTGGCTACGAGGAGAAGCAGATCACGGCCGCGATCAGACGCGAGCTGATGCGCGACGGGCAGGTCTTCTTCATCCACAACAAGGTCCAGAGCATCGAGAAGACGGCCACTCGGCTGCGCGAGCTCGTGCCCGAGGCGCGCATTGTGACGGCCCACGGCAAGATGAGCGAGACGCGCCTCGAGGACGTCGTCGTCGACTTCTGGGAGCGGCGGGCGGATGTGCTCGTCTGCACCACGATCGTGGAGACCGGGCTCGACATCGCCAACGCCAACACCCTGATCGTCGAGCGCTCCGACGTGCTCGGCCTCTCTCAGCTGCACCAGCTGCGT includes these proteins:
- a CDS encoding endonuclease/exonuclease/phosphatase family protein, translating into MPTEEAVRTEVSTEGPTQVITSVLRTGVIVGGVMALVGSAVLALLRSTDPGTTRLAELAAFAPVGLPLALVGVIAVALALRPSFGRAGLAIVVAGALLTCLHGWWLAPLYVASSPSGTGPAMVVMAQNLEYGDVSHVQEVAGRLDVDVLCLSDIGPDQLASIRATPALARAYPYSAGVTEEGTGGTIVMSRYPLSTTWSSTSGRSLTVKVSGPTGPTSVVAVHPYPVYETQAWHDDYAEIGTYLRRTFGTNPRSPVVIAGDFNASSDNTPFRRIVGIGYRDGAADTNAWYQPTWPAGSKRRTFGIPVPPLVTLDHVLASRALAITNLHTVRVSGADHRAVVATVRRAA
- a CDS encoding sugar transferase, coding for MASALPDIAVDRETMPESEATTRANDWTRPYLIAVLIADLVAAIFSEIVGVVATDRVPLSDGVPTGYLWICALGPLLWIGTVAISHGYERRFLGVGTEEYRAIPRAAIRLVAATALISFGLYDERPYLSRIVVVTFFPLLIVSALALRYAVRRVLYHRRHQGLSLSRAVVVGESHATAALISDLHREPTHGLRAVAACEPHPKVTTVGGIDVELSGLDHVIEVIDEASADVVIVASPSELSAPDLRRLSWALEKRSVDLIVSPGIMEVAGPRLSIRPAANLSLMHVERPRLGGATALGKYAFDKTIASLMLFLALPVFVLVAIAIRLESKGPIFFIQNRVGIEGRTFRILKFRSMSQDAEQQKAHLLAVQDDGNGTLFKLREDPRVTRVGKFIRRYSIDELPQLLNVLRGDMSLIGPRPPLQSEVDGYERDVIRRLRVRPGLTGLWQVSGRSNLSWDESVRLDLRYVDNWSMMLDLHILWRTARAVVRGAGAY
- a CDS encoding class I SAM-dependent methyltransferase, with the translated sequence MSEPSAPCPACGSTRCESVYSVPSVPTNSCLLVDTADEARNLPRGELDLMLCHQCGYLFNALFDERLTGYDERYEDSQAFSGTFAEYGRGLAKTWVEEHDLAGRTVVEIGAGRGDFSRMLLEAGAGSVIAIDPTIKPERVGDTMDGRIVLRAERFDASTGLPPCDAVVFRHVLEHVAEPRTLLRDLYAALAGRPDVPVLVEVPDTKRVLEESAFWDVYYEHCGYFVEQSAVTLFASCGFVVDSIDRGFDEQYLLLSAHAEPRAELGGAVPVPLGLARQAREFASSVTGEIASWQAELRRRSAAGADIVLWGSGSKSTAFLTVIGADADAVSRVVDVNPHKQGRFMLGSGHPIVSPGSLAAQPPQLVVVMNPVYLDEIRQDLASLEIAADVMALGVDLT
- the mfd gene encoding transcription-repair coupling factor codes for the protein MASLTPLLDVLVADPAVRRVLDLVGTASVVDVAASSGIRGPLLAAITDRADRRTPVLAITATGRESQDLAASLRCFLPAEAVVEFPSWETLPHERLSPRSDTVGRRLAVLRRLAHPDADDAAYGEIRVVVASVRALIQPIAKGLGELVPVSLRVGDERPLEDIVEALAAAAYTRTDMVERRGEFAVRGGILDVFPPTEEHPLRIELWGDTVEEVRWFKVADQRSLENAEHGLWAPPCREVLLTDTVRARAAELAEELPGVADLLHKVAEGIAVEGMESLGPALLDDGMETLIDALPKGTHVVLSDPERVRTRAHDLVATSAEFLEASWANAAAGNAIPIDLQGTLGTASYWSLADIREQSIELGHPWWSLSSFASDEDLAEFVDDELPGERVTIPTDEVPAYRSNTDAAVEDLQKWVHDGVCVLVVTEGHGLAQRVTEVLHEHDVSAHSLDALTPGAVEITTGSLGRGFALPSSNLVVLTESDLTGTAGQGSTKDMRKMPSRRRKVVDPLQLRPGDFVVHEQHGVGKFVEMMQRTVAGATREYLVLEYAPSKRGQPGDRLFVPTDQLDQVTRYVGGEMPSLNKMGGSDWQTTKSRARRHVRQIAGELIQLYSARMATPGHAFAKDTPWQRELEDAFAYIETPDQLSSIEEVKADMEKTVPMDRLICGDVGYGKTEIAVRAAFKAIQDGKQVAVLVPTTLLVKQHQQTFSERYAGFPVVVRSLSRFQSDREAREVVEGLADGTVDLVIGTHRLLSKEVKFKDLGLVVVDEEQRFGVEHKEQLKQLRTAVDVLAMSATPIPRTLEMAVTGIREMSTLATPPEERHPVLTFVGGYEEKQITAAIRRELMRDGQVFFIHNKVQSIEKTATRLRELVPEARIVTAHGKMSETRLEDVVVDFWERRADVLVCTTIVETGLDIANANTLIVERSDVLGLSQLHQLRGRVGRGRERAYAYFLFPPEKPLTETAHDRLETIASNTDLGAGMQIAMKDLEIRGAGNMLGGEQSGHIAGVGFDLYVRMVGEAVADFRGDESVDQMAKEVKIELPVDAHLPHDYVPGERLRLEAYKKLATVQDEAGLQEIIDELIDRYGQPPEPVLHLIEVARLRTIARQAGVSDIAVQGKFVRFGPVDLRESQTMRIQRIYKGTLVKDNLHQVLVPVPMTAPVGGKPLRNTDVLQWAGQLVRAVLLDDVASAAAAATS